A genomic segment from Planctomycetia bacterium encodes:
- a CDS encoding peptide deformylase, with the protein MPVRSILQLGNPLLLEKSQPVHDCTSAIIQQIIEDLRDTLAHFRQMHGYGRGIAAVQIGELQRIIYIRMQPTGFCGALINPVITYASSETITLWDDCFSFPDLLVQVKRATRITVAYLDEAGQAQTLQAEDDLSELLQHEIDHLDGTLAILRAISPSAFATREEWQRRYQPIDNV; encoded by the coding sequence ATGCCCGTTCGTTCTATTCTTCAACTTGGCAATCCACTGCTCCTTGAAAAATCGCAGCCAGTGCACGACTGTACATCAGCAATAATCCAACAGATCATCGAAGATCTCCGCGACACCCTGGCACATTTCCGCCAAATGCATGGTTACGGCCGGGGTATTGCTGCTGTACAGATTGGCGAACTGCAACGGATCATTTACATCCGCATGCAGCCAACTGGCTTTTGCGGAGCATTGATCAATCCTGTCATCACCTATGCAAGCAGTGAGACAATAACACTATGGGATGATTGCTTCAGTTTCCCTGATCTTCTGGTGCAGGTGAAACGGGCAACACGCATTACCGTCGCGTATCTGGATGAAGCAGGTCAGGCCCAGACACTGCAGGCCGAGGACGATTTGTCCGAATTGCTGCAGCATGAGATTGACCATCTCGATGGTACATTGGCCATTCTTCGAGCCATTTCTCCTTCAGCATTTGCGACGCGGGAAGAGTGGCAGAGGCGGTATCAACCAATTGACAATGTTTGA
- a CDS encoding alpha-amylase: MNSFFSELRKRLRDVGKAVTPELHADIHKSVLAWLGLRTKERDEKAVEVNGVILQSFHWYLPADQKHWQRLAEAMPQLAQAGFTALWLPPACKGAAGGYDVGYGIYDLYDLGEFNQKNSIPTKYGTRDELLALIRAAKKVKLQIYADVVFNHKLGGDKEEEFEAIPVDENNRTHDVGPPEKIKSYTHYEYAGRAGKYSPMQYHWYHFDGVDFNARKAGENRIYRIKDKTFADKVELEKGNYDFLMGSDVDVDHPEVKADLLHSGEWMLEEIGVDGFRLDAIKHIQGDFFQDWLDALEQKTGRELFAVGEYWTTNNDTLNWYIANTEGRLSLFDVNLHYNFVTAGQRGREYDLRKIFDTSLVQRVPILAVTFVDNHDTQPLQALQSTVEAWFKPLAYALILLRREGYPCVFYPDYFGAEYEDKGIIIKLPSHQWMLNKFLAARSGYAYGPQKDYFDHANVIGWTRLGTPSHPGGLAVLISNGDDGEKWMDIGHPNARYQDVTEHIKEPVLTNREGWGHFRCLGGKVSVWVRDANQ, translated from the coding sequence ATGAACTCTTTCTTCAGCGAACTGCGAAAAAGACTGCGTGATGTCGGCAAGGCTGTTACACCCGAATTGCATGCCGATATTCACAAGTCCGTTCTTGCATGGCTGGGGCTGCGTACTAAAGAACGCGATGAGAAAGCAGTTGAAGTCAATGGTGTGATACTGCAGAGCTTCCACTGGTATTTACCAGCTGATCAGAAACACTGGCAACGGCTTGCGGAAGCCATGCCACAACTGGCTCAGGCCGGCTTCACTGCGCTCTGGCTGCCTCCTGCCTGCAAAGGCGCTGCCGGTGGCTACGATGTAGGCTACGGCATCTATGACCTCTACGACCTGGGCGAATTCAATCAGAAGAACAGCATCCCTACCAAGTATGGCACCAGGGATGAACTGCTTGCCCTGATTCGTGCTGCCAAAAAAGTAAAGTTGCAGATTTATGCTGATGTTGTGTTTAACCACAAACTGGGAGGCGACAAGGAAGAGGAGTTCGAAGCCATACCCGTTGATGAGAACAACCGCACACACGATGTAGGCCCGCCGGAAAAGATCAAGTCGTACACGCATTACGAATATGCTGGCAGGGCAGGGAAGTATTCCCCCATGCAGTACCATTGGTATCATTTCGATGGTGTCGATTTCAATGCTCGCAAAGCTGGAGAGAATCGCATCTATCGTATCAAGGACAAAACTTTTGCCGACAAGGTGGAACTGGAGAAAGGCAACTACGACTTCCTGATGGGTAGTGACGTCGATGTCGATCATCCTGAAGTGAAAGCGGACCTGTTACACTCGGGGGAGTGGATGCTGGAAGAGATTGGCGTGGATGGCTTCCGCCTTGATGCCATCAAACACATTCAGGGCGATTTCTTTCAGGATTGGCTTGATGCCCTCGAACAGAAAACCGGCCGTGAACTCTTTGCCGTGGGTGAATACTGGACCACCAACAACGACACGCTGAACTGGTACATCGCCAACACGGAAGGCCGACTCAGCTTGTTTGATGTGAACTTGCATTACAACTTTGTGACAGCAGGGCAGCGAGGTCGAGAATACGATCTTCGCAAAATCTTCGATACCAGCCTGGTGCAGCGGGTGCCCATCCTGGCGGTGACCTTCGTTGATAATCACGATACCCAACCTCTGCAGGCGCTGCAGTCAACCGTTGAGGCCTGGTTCAAACCCTTAGCCTACGCACTCATCCTGCTGCGCCGCGAAGGCTATCCCTGCGTTTTCTACCCCGATTACTTCGGTGCGGAATACGAAGACAAGGGAATCATCATCAAGTTGCCTTCCCATCAATGGATGCTGAATAAATTCCTTGCTGCACGTAGTGGTTATGCTTACGGCCCCCAGAAAGACTATTTCGATCATGCCAATGTCATCGGCTGGACACGCCTGGGTACTCCAAGCCATCCTGGTGGACTTGCTGTGCTGATAAGCAATGGTGACGATGGTGAAAAATGGATGGACATCGGCCATCCGAATGCGCGATACCAGGATGTCACGGAACACATCAAAGAGCCAGTTCTTACCAATAGAGAGGGCTGGGGCCACTTCCGCTGCCTGGGCGGCAAGGTTTCCGTCTGGGTACGGGATGCAAATCAGTGA
- a CDS encoding PEP-CTERM sorting domain-containing protein (PEP-CTERM proteins occur, often in large numbers, in the proteomes of bacteria that also encode an exosortase, a predicted intramembrane cysteine proteinase. The presence of a PEP-CTERM domain at a protein's C-terminus predicts cleavage within the sorting domain, followed by covalent anchoring to some some component of the (usually Gram-negative) cell surface. Many PEP-CTERM proteins exhibit an unusual sequence composition that includes large numbers of potential glycosylation sites. Expression of one such protein has been shown restore the ability of a bacterium to form floc, a type of biofilm.), with protein MFRRTLLVLCCMMIAPLGVSAQTIQSTFDAGLEGWTTSTGGSLTFSATGGNPGGYLQQMDLDLQDMFVMAPAPFLGNLSAFQGGTLSFDVKQIVGTADYAPFGIVILRNGANFVSADIVPPGLPGSDWSTQSVILNATSFGTTPDFLASIMSNVTALEIMLESQVGVFETVGLDNVQLAVAVPEPGSLFLLTATGVGAILTCRRKRLAQK; from the coding sequence ATGTTCCGTCGCACTTTGCTGGTACTCTGTTGCATGATGATCGCTCCGCTCGGTGTTTCAGCTCAAACCATTCAAAGCACCTTTGATGCCGGGCTGGAAGGCTGGACCACCAGCACCGGCGGATCGCTTACCTTCAGTGCTACGGGTGGCAACCCGGGTGGCTACCTGCAACAGATGGATCTCGATCTGCAGGATATGTTTGTGATGGCACCTGCACCATTTCTGGGTAACTTATCAGCTTTTCAAGGTGGCACACTTTCATTCGATGTGAAGCAAATTGTTGGTACCGCGGATTATGCTCCATTTGGCATCGTCATTCTCCGGAACGGCGCCAACTTTGTCTCTGCGGACATCGTCCCACCAGGGCTGCCCGGTTCAGACTGGTCAACGCAATCAGTCATTCTGAACGCAACGTCTTTCGGCACGACACCCGATTTCCTAGCATCGATAATGAGCAATGTCACAGCACTGGAAATCATGCTCGAATCGCAGGTGGGCGTCTTTGAAACAGTGGGGCTCGATAATGTTCAGTTAGCGGTAGCAGTGCCCGAACCAGGCAGCCTATTCTTATTGACAGCCACCGGCGTAGGAGCGATTCTGACTTGTCGCCGAAAACGGTTAGCACAGAAATAA
- a CDS encoding protein kinase, which produces MMAFRIETRAEPIPGYSLIERIGGGGYGDVWKCEAPGGLYKAIKFVFGNLESTSAVGEDADTGRAEQELKSLERIKRIRHPFILALDRYEIIDGQLMIVTELADCSLHDRVKECQLQGLPGIPQDELMGYMLETAEALDYMTEKHDLLHLDIKPQNLFLLANHIKIGDFGLVKDVEGMLANVTGGFTTLYAAPESFEGYVSRHSDQYSLAIVYQELLTGSRPFTGKNPRQLLLQHVQGTPNLDALPPAERPIVARALSKAPADRWPNCKAFVKALQQIHQSYSQSDQATDTQLEREAQTQPIKTPSPSDGSNLGQLRKVTGDIRQDFKQRSDAKPDTQIAHNSRRMPKLQLPSKEQIVLPEFDPNQGILRPTIVIGLGQFGRATISWIQQELISHYGQDGHPLLHCMSLDTDATAPASHLCTKESTEDLLLMGLNRPSRYLRSRDTLPPVEDWLNTNLLYRMPRTLTTSGIRSLGRLAFIEHYSAFTAKLERDIQELLSPESMQKAVQKSAASIRHSVPRIVIITHLGGGTGSGMFLDCAYVVRDTLRKSGIEKSEILGLLYLPDAVTMQSPDLPEANAVAALHELYHFQQAEVSFHACYLAKSEPLTEDKPPFDQCLLFETRSLPPALQQEGSDTAISVIRQAAECVYRLSLTSLGNLADPVQTSSQRDLYLSCGVQVAASPHLPVMNHAMKVLCNQMIDHWLRPITSQQNEAIQKRIDDFIEIEKYHSEGTFQHLEAGLRDALGKSADESIQELIEPFQLPIKQKLPASQAVQETLQKILDIIGNAKGDDSVSHSVLNPVTAWGHAIKNAGESLTKQAYKKFRHAIFSLMDKPGLRIGAADVAQRYLFRCMDKLMNHHTRQAKKSQEDFALALAYLRDDVMEYDRIRNITKFLWPRMQTPAERLMAVYRARYESFMHERLSMIYEKLKNICVTFTQEIEKCRANLLSLRYSKNSLEADVPKEQSAGSTTSYLMPASMESLTDLAQKYSSSFGAEDLEKIDNLLAHSMSGSCPPLGDVYQMSPEAMLQIRNQILGEIKRFLTKRGVSIDAASLFLERYQSDAEFLNRYLTQAQPHVALTGGHPCHENVVCMVPDSDNSRKLQSLISQSHPEIQLSNQSTPDEVVIYRTLREFQLMELHVLQEAGQQAYQSALQIENFTPHARQDISHWCSPEAELPKTRNL; this is translated from the coding sequence ATGATGGCTTTTCGTATCGAAACGCGTGCTGAACCCATTCCCGGCTATTCACTCATTGAGCGAATAGGAGGAGGAGGGTACGGAGACGTCTGGAAGTGTGAAGCGCCCGGCGGGTTGTACAAAGCCATCAAGTTTGTGTTTGGCAATCTCGAATCAACCTCAGCTGTTGGTGAAGATGCAGATACCGGCAGGGCAGAGCAGGAACTCAAATCACTGGAGCGTATCAAGCGTATTCGGCATCCGTTTATTCTCGCGCTAGATCGATACGAAATCATTGATGGCCAGTTGATGATTGTGACCGAACTGGCTGATTGCAGTCTGCATGATCGTGTCAAGGAATGTCAGCTGCAGGGGTTGCCTGGAATTCCGCAGGATGAGTTGATGGGCTACATGCTCGAAACAGCCGAAGCACTCGACTACATGACAGAGAAGCATGATCTGCTCCATCTCGATATCAAGCCGCAAAACCTGTTCCTGCTGGCCAACCACATCAAGATCGGAGACTTCGGTCTGGTGAAAGATGTCGAAGGCATGCTGGCCAACGTTACTGGCGGATTCACGACACTCTACGCTGCACCGGAATCGTTTGAAGGTTACGTCAGTCGTCATTCCGATCAATACAGCCTGGCGATTGTGTACCAGGAATTATTAACAGGCTCCAGACCATTTACGGGCAAGAATCCGAGGCAGTTATTACTGCAGCACGTACAAGGGACCCCGAATCTCGATGCGCTTCCTCCGGCCGAACGCCCCATCGTTGCCCGTGCCTTATCCAAGGCGCCCGCAGATCGATGGCCCAATTGCAAAGCCTTCGTGAAGGCACTTCAGCAGATACACCAAAGCTACTCACAAAGCGACCAGGCAACCGATACACAACTGGAACGCGAAGCACAAACGCAACCGATCAAAACACCCTCACCGTCTGATGGCAGCAACCTGGGGCAGTTAAGGAAAGTCACTGGCGATATCCGGCAGGATTTCAAACAGCGAAGTGATGCCAAACCCGATACTCAGATTGCCCATAACAGCCGGCGAATGCCCAAGCTGCAGTTACCCTCCAAAGAACAGATTGTTCTGCCTGAGTTTGATCCGAATCAGGGCATACTTCGCCCAACGATAGTTATCGGCCTTGGACAGTTCGGTCGAGCTACCATCAGCTGGATACAGCAGGAACTGATCTCCCATTATGGTCAGGACGGTCATCCGCTCTTGCACTGCATGTCACTGGATACCGATGCAACTGCTCCTGCTTCTCACCTATGCACCAAGGAATCAACTGAAGATTTGCTGTTGATGGGGCTCAACCGTCCCTCCAGATACCTTCGATCGCGCGATACCCTGCCACCGGTGGAAGACTGGCTGAACACCAACCTTCTCTATCGCATGCCACGCACACTGACCACCAGCGGCATTCGCTCGCTGGGCCGATTGGCATTCATTGAGCATTACAGTGCATTCACTGCGAAGCTGGAAAGAGATATCCAGGAACTATTGTCCCCTGAATCGATGCAGAAAGCAGTACAAAAATCCGCTGCATCGATCAGACATTCCGTTCCGCGAATAGTGATCATTACCCATCTGGGTGGTGGCACCGGCAGCGGCATGTTCCTGGATTGCGCTTACGTGGTGCGAGATACGCTCCGGAAATCAGGTATCGAAAAATCGGAAATACTTGGATTGCTTTACCTGCCTGATGCCGTGACCATGCAATCACCCGATTTGCCAGAGGCCAATGCGGTTGCAGCATTACACGAACTCTATCACTTCCAGCAGGCCGAAGTTTCCTTCCATGCCTGCTACCTTGCAAAATCCGAGCCACTGACTGAAGACAAGCCTCCTTTTGATCAGTGTCTGCTGTTTGAAACCCGCTCACTTCCACCGGCTCTCCAACAGGAGGGTTCCGATACAGCCATCTCGGTAATCCGGCAGGCAGCGGAGTGTGTTTATCGCCTCAGCCTGACATCCCTGGGCAATCTGGCTGATCCAGTACAGACTTCGAGCCAGCGTGATTTGTATCTGTCATGCGGCGTACAAGTTGCAGCGTCTCCACATCTGCCCGTGATGAATCACGCGATGAAGGTGCTCTGCAATCAGATGATTGATCACTGGTTGCGTCCCATTACCTCTCAGCAGAATGAAGCCATTCAAAAACGTATAGATGACTTCATCGAGATTGAAAAATATCATTCCGAAGGAACATTTCAGCATCTCGAAGCAGGTCTCAGAGATGCACTGGGTAAATCGGCTGATGAAAGCATCCAGGAACTGATTGAACCTTTCCAGTTGCCGATCAAGCAAAAGCTCCCAGCGTCGCAAGCTGTTCAGGAAACGCTGCAGAAAATTCTCGATATTATCGGCAATGCCAAGGGAGATGATTCCGTCTCGCACTCGGTGTTGAATCCCGTGACAGCTTGGGGCCATGCCATCAAAAATGCGGGAGAGTCGTTGACAAAACAGGCATACAAAAAATTTAGACATGCCATTTTCAGCCTGATGGATAAACCGGGCTTACGCATCGGCGCTGCAGATGTCGCTCAACGATACTTGTTCCGCTGCATGGACAAGCTCATGAACCATCATACCCGGCAAGCAAAGAAATCGCAGGAAGATTTTGCACTGGCACTGGCTTATCTTCGTGATGATGTGATGGAATACGATCGGATTCGAAACATCACTAAATTTCTCTGGCCCAGGATGCAGACACCTGCCGAACGACTGATGGCCGTGTACCGGGCGAGGTATGAATCGTTCATGCACGAACGCCTCAGCATGATCTATGAAAAACTCAAGAATATCTGTGTGACCTTTACACAGGAAATTGAGAAATGCAGAGCCAACCTGCTGTCCTTGCGTTACAGCAAGAATTCTCTTGAAGCGGATGTCCCTAAAGAACAAAGTGCTGGATCGACGACATCCTATCTGATGCCTGCCAGCATGGAATCACTGACAGATCTGGCACAGAAATACAGTAGCAGCTTTGGGGCAGAAGATCTTGAAAAGATCGACAACTTGCTCGCGCACAGCATGTCGGGCAGTTGCCCGCCACTAGGTGATGTTTACCAGATGTCGCCGGAAGCCATGCTGCAGATACGGAACCAAATACTGGGTGAGATTAAACGATTCCTGACCAAACGCGGTGTATCTATTGATGCCGCATCACTGTTCCTCGAACGATACCAGAGTGATGCCGAATTTCTGAACCGCTATCTCACTCAGGCTCAGCCTCATGTTGCATTGACGGGTGGGCATCCATGCCATGAAAATGTCGTCTGCATGGTTCCCGATTCCGACAACAGTCGGAAACTGCAGTCACTCATCAGCCAAAGCCATCCTGAAATCCAATTGTCCAATCAGTCCACCCCGGATGAGGTAGTGATCTATCGTACGCTCCGTGAGTTCCAACTGATGGAGTTGCATGTCCTGCAAGAAGCCGGCCAGCAGGCTTATCAGTCTGCCTTGCAGATTGAGAACTTTACACCTCATGCAAGGCAGGATATCAGCCACTGGTGCAGCCCCGAAGCCGAGTTGCCGAAAACCCGCAACCTGTAG
- the kdsB gene encoding 3-deoxy-manno-octulosonate cytidylyltransferase, with protein sequence MRTLAVIPARYASTRLPAKPLLRATGKYLIEHVYERASQAKNIDHVVVATDDQRIASAVRSFGGNVTMTREDHVSGTDRVAEVAQSLQADIIVNLQGDEPLIEPDALNFVADVLHRNAQASMSTLATPLRSLEQYHNPNCVKVVVGDLGQALYFSRSPIPFVRDGAPLLASEPFQFFLHLGIYAYRREFLLKLSQSPVSPVERLEKLEQLRVLAMGHRIQVGVIAEASAGVDTPEDYESFVAQWKQMQQEIKLAA encoded by the coding sequence ATGCGAACCCTGGCAGTCATTCCCGCTCGGTATGCATCCACCCGTTTACCTGCCAAGCCCCTTCTGCGTGCCACGGGTAAATACCTCATCGAGCATGTGTACGAGAGAGCCAGCCAGGCGAAGAACATTGATCATGTTGTTGTCGCCACGGATGACCAGCGCATTGCCAGCGCTGTCCGCTCGTTTGGCGGCAATGTTACCATGACTAGGGAAGACCATGTCAGTGGCACCGATCGTGTTGCAGAGGTCGCACAGTCGCTGCAGGCTGACATCATTGTCAATCTGCAAGGCGATGAACCATTGATCGAACCTGATGCTCTCAATTTCGTTGCAGATGTATTGCATCGCAATGCCCAGGCTTCCATGTCTACCCTGGCCACTCCGCTGCGTTCGCTGGAGCAGTATCATAATCCGAATTGTGTCAAAGTGGTGGTAGGTGATCTGGGCCAGGCATTGTATTTCAGCCGCAGCCCGATCCCATTTGTCCGCGACGGAGCGCCGCTGCTCGCATCTGAACCGTTTCAGTTCTTTCTCCATCTAGGTATTTATGCTTACCGGCGCGAGTTCCTGCTGAAGCTGTCCCAGAGTCCTGTTTCACCCGTGGAGCGATTGGAGAAACTGGAACAGTTGCGTGTCCTCGCCATGGGGCATCGCATCCAGGTGGGTGTCATCGCGGAAGCTTCTGCCGGTGTCGATACACCTGAGGATTACGAGAGTTTTGTTGCTCAATGGAAGCAGATGCAGCAGGAAATCAAGCTCGCTGCATAA
- a CDS encoding MBL fold metallo-hydrolase — protein sequence MKITFLGAAGEVTGSSYLVETNQSRVLVDCGIFQGYGADSKNIIPRQLEKVRLDAVVLTHGHLDHVGRLPLLNKLSFRGPIWANGATRDMGQLILLDAAKVQAQDADRNNKKRLRRGDAPEEPLYRAEDVQQTVSLFRSLEYGVSKEVAEGMTARLVDAGHMLGSSSIELTVEENGSRKILAFSGDIGPRGAPFLRDPQPIPHADVVVLESTYGDRDHRPLQETLKEFQNIVREAVDRKGVILVPVFAVGRAQQMIYHLAAMFRTKQIPAFPVYLDSPMAIDAVQIYRKHTSIFDEEALALKRSGQLDQDFSMVSVSETADDSRRLNDLEGPMLIMAGSGMCNAGRILHHMKHRLWQRDTYVVIVGYQGEGTLGRALVDGRKQVTIYGESIQVNAKIRTLGGFSAHAGQTELMQWLGSIAQGKPRVVLTHGEDKQRQALQQKINQAHGISADLPHLFEEMVI from the coding sequence ATGAAAATCACGTTTTTAGGCGCCGCTGGCGAAGTCACAGGATCCTCGTATCTCGTTGAAACCAATCAGTCCCGCGTCCTGGTTGATTGCGGCATCTTTCAAGGCTATGGTGCCGACAGCAAGAACATCATTCCCAGACAACTGGAAAAAGTTCGTCTCGATGCTGTGGTGCTAACGCATGGCCATCTGGATCATGTTGGGCGATTGCCCTTGCTCAACAAACTGTCGTTTCGTGGGCCGATCTGGGCCAATGGAGCCACGCGAGACATGGGACAACTGATCCTGCTCGATGCGGCCAAGGTGCAGGCCCAGGATGCAGACAGGAACAACAAGAAACGGCTTCGACGTGGCGATGCACCGGAAGAGCCTCTCTACCGTGCGGAGGATGTCCAGCAGACTGTATCCCTGTTTCGTTCTCTGGAATACGGCGTGAGCAAAGAGGTTGCTGAAGGAATGACAGCCAGGCTTGTGGATGCCGGTCACATGCTGGGTTCAAGCAGCATTGAATTGACCGTGGAAGAAAATGGCTCGCGCAAGATCCTAGCATTCTCAGGCGATATCGGGCCTCGTGGTGCACCGTTCCTGCGTGATCCGCAACCGATCCCGCATGCCGATGTCGTCGTACTGGAATCCACCTATGGCGACCGCGACCACAGGCCGCTGCAGGAAACGCTGAAAGAGTTTCAGAACATCGTTCGCGAAGCGGTGGATCGCAAAGGTGTCATCCTGGTGCCTGTGTTTGCAGTAGGCCGTGCCCAGCAGATGATTTATCATCTGGCTGCCATGTTCCGCACGAAACAGATACCTGCGTTCCCCGTGTATCTCGACAGCCCGATGGCTATAGATGCCGTACAGATTTACCGCAAGCATACCAGTATCTTCGATGAAGAGGCACTGGCTTTGAAACGCTCAGGCCAACTGGATCAGGATTTCAGCATGGTCAGTGTTTCGGAAACCGCTGATGATTCGAGAAGACTCAACGACCTGGAAGGGCCGATGCTTATCATGGCTGGTTCCGGCATGTGCAACGCAGGTCGTATCCTGCATCACATGAAACATCGGCTCTGGCAACGGGATACTTATGTCGTCATCGTGGGCTATCAGGGCGAGGGGACATTGGGGCGGGCGCTGGTTGATGGGCGAAAGCAGGTAACCATTTACGGCGAATCCATCCAGGTGAACGCGAAAATCCGAACTCTCGGCGGCTTCAGCGCCCATGCGGGGCAGACAGAACTCATGCAGTGGTTGGGCAGCATTGCCCAAGGTAAGCCGCGCGTTGTTTTAACACATGGTGAAGATAAACAGAGGCAGGCTTTGCAGCAGAAAATCAACCAGGCACACGGCATCTCCGCCGACCTGCCTCACCTGTTTGAAGAAATGGTAATCTAA
- a CDS encoding class I SAM-dependent methyltransferase, with the protein MPSVIQSAKRLARSILDRVDVLLHNKDYASRFQQTFEQKKWGASLETVSGEGSTMERTAGIRDGLPRLIQQFQIKSMIDAPCGDYYWMKHVDLPLDSYLGLDLVPAIIEKNQQEFAKPPRIQFQVGDLIAGPIPKADLIMIRDCFIHLSLGHIKSVLKNVKDAGITWLLASQSPEQTYNRDIPSGPGCRDINLKLAPFLLPEPRYIIRETNQPELPEAQMALWHRDDLPF; encoded by the coding sequence ATGCCTTCTGTTATTCAATCTGCCAAGCGACTGGCACGTTCCATTCTTGATCGCGTGGATGTCTTGCTGCACAACAAGGATTACGCGTCGCGTTTTCAACAAACCTTTGAACAGAAGAAATGGGGAGCCTCGCTGGAAACGGTATCTGGTGAAGGCTCCACGATGGAGCGTACCGCTGGCATTCGTGATGGGTTGCCCAGGCTTATCCAACAGTTCCAGATCAAGTCGATGATCGATGCCCCGTGTGGCGACTATTATTGGATGAAGCACGTCGATCTGCCTTTGGATAGTTATCTTGGCCTCGATCTGGTGCCTGCGATTATTGAAAAGAATCAGCAGGAGTTTGCCAAACCGCCTCGCATCCAGTTTCAGGTAGGCGACCTGATTGCTGGGCCGATTCCGAAAGCGGACCTGATTATGATCCGCGATTGCTTCATTCATCTTTCGCTGGGCCACATCAAAAGTGTTTTGAAGAATGTGAAGGATGCGGGCATCACATGGTTGCTGGCATCGCAGTCGCCTGAGCAAACTTACAATCGTGATATTCCCAGCGGCCCGGGCTGCCGCGATATCAACCTGAAGCTGGCACCGTTTCTTTTGCCAGAGCCAAGATACATCATTCGGGAAACCAATCAGCCCGAACTGCCCGAAGCCCAGATGGCGCTATGGCACAGGGATGATTTGCCGTTCTGA